A single region of the Kocuria rosea genome encodes:
- a CDS encoding amidase family protein has translation MDVAGFPTTGGTRSLEHDVVARDAPAVARLREAGALFALKTNLHELSFGITSNNGAYGPVRHPADPALSPGGSSGGSAVAVAVGLVPAAVAADTGGSARIPAALCGIVGFRPTLGRYPSSGVLPIAHSRDTIGPMARTVDDIVLLDALLAGEHPLGAPGARHLEFDDEGPGPLHGVRLGVPELFLEDLEPGVDTVFGAGLRALEAAGTELVPVDVRPARELAAAAGMTIALHEFLPDLQSYLEARGTGRSLDEVRDGIGSPDVRRIWELAQVFRAADDDYRAAQEERRLALRLYTGAMQAQGVTALVQPTCPLTARPIGDDETVELNGRRVPTFDTFTRHSDLAGIIGTPGISLPAGRTAEGLPVGLELAAGPGADAVLLDLARTVEALLRDQ, from the coding sequence GTGGACGTCGCGGGATTCCCCACCACCGGCGGGACCCGGTCGCTGGAGCACGACGTGGTGGCGCGGGACGCCCCCGCGGTGGCCCGCCTGCGCGAGGCCGGGGCCCTGTTCGCCCTCAAGACCAACCTGCACGAGCTGTCCTTCGGCATCACCTCCAACAACGGCGCGTACGGGCCGGTGCGCCACCCCGCCGACCCGGCGCTGAGCCCCGGCGGCAGCAGCGGGGGCTCGGCGGTGGCCGTGGCGGTGGGCCTGGTCCCGGCCGCGGTCGCCGCGGACACCGGGGGCTCGGCCCGCATCCCCGCCGCCCTGTGCGGGATCGTGGGCTTCCGGCCCACGCTGGGCCGCTACCCGTCGTCGGGCGTCCTCCCGATCGCCCACTCGCGGGACACGATCGGCCCCATGGCCCGGACCGTGGACGACATCGTGCTGCTGGACGCCCTGCTCGCGGGCGAGCACCCGCTGGGCGCGCCCGGCGCGCGGCACCTGGAGTTCGACGACGAGGGCCCCGGCCCGCTCCACGGCGTCCGGCTCGGCGTGCCCGAGCTGTTCCTCGAGGACCTGGAGCCGGGCGTGGACACGGTCTTCGGCGCGGGCCTGCGAGCGCTGGAGGCGGCCGGCACGGAGCTCGTGCCGGTCGACGTCCGCCCCGCCCGCGAGCTGGCCGCCGCGGCCGGCATGACGATCGCCCTCCACGAGTTCCTGCCCGACCTCCAGTCCTATCTGGAGGCGCGCGGCACGGGACGCTCCCTCGACGAGGTGCGGGACGGGATCGGCAGCCCGGACGTGCGGCGGATCTGGGAGCTGGCGCAGGTGTTCCGCGCCGCCGACGACGACTACCGCGCGGCCCAGGAGGAGCGCCGGCTCGCCCTGCGGCTGTACACCGGGGCGATGCAGGCTCAGGGGGTGACGGCCCTGGTGCAGCCGACGTGCCCGCTGACGGCCCGGCCGATCGGCGACGACGAGACCGTGGAGCTCAACGGCCGGCGCGTGCCCACCTTCGACACCTTCACCCGCCACTCCGACCTCGCCGGCATCATCGGCACCCCCGGGATCAGCCTCCCCGCCGGGCGCACCGCGGAGGGCCTGCCGGTGGGCCTGGAGCTCGCGGCGGGGCCGGGGGCGGACGCCGTGCTGCTGGACCTCGCCCGCACCGTGGAGGCGCTGCTGCGCGACCAGTGA
- a CDS encoding dihydrodipicolinate synthase family protein encodes MSLDLRGLVPAPVTPFTADMEVDHDAVANLTRWLASVPGVKGLVCLGHAGEGTYLTAEEQVDVIRTMVDAAGEVPIIAGITGEGDKVAGLEAARAAEAGAKAGLVYPSHGWLRFGYQDGAPQQRYRIIHEESDLPLILFQYPDATKATYNLRTQLEIAAQPGVFATKNGVRNMRRWDTEIPVLRKENPELQILTCHDEYLLHTMFDVDGALVGYGGLAPEPLIELIAAGKAKDYAAARALHDKLLPVTKAVYHRGSHMEGTVALKMGLVERGVLPNAVVRPPLLPLAEGAREEISAALTSAGLIGDNAHYTTTRGFQATSVV; translated from the coding sequence ATGTCTCTCGATCTCCGCGGTCTCGTTCCCGCCCCCGTCACCCCGTTCACCGCCGACATGGAGGTCGACCACGACGCCGTGGCGAACCTGACCCGCTGGCTCGCCTCCGTGCCGGGCGTGAAGGGCCTGGTCTGCCTCGGCCACGCCGGGGAGGGCACCTACCTCACCGCCGAGGAGCAGGTCGACGTCATCCGCACCATGGTCGACGCCGCCGGCGAGGTGCCGATCATCGCCGGCATCACCGGCGAGGGTGACAAGGTCGCCGGCCTCGAGGCCGCCCGGGCCGCCGAGGCCGGGGCCAAGGCCGGACTGGTCTACCCCTCCCACGGCTGGCTGCGCTTCGGCTACCAGGACGGCGCCCCGCAGCAGCGCTACCGGATCATCCACGAGGAGTCCGACCTGCCGCTGATCCTCTTCCAGTACCCCGACGCCACCAAGGCCACCTACAACCTCAGGACCCAGCTCGAGATCGCCGCCCAGCCCGGGGTCTTCGCCACCAAGAACGGGGTGCGCAACATGCGCCGCTGGGACACCGAGATCCCCGTGCTGCGCAAGGAGAACCCGGAGCTGCAGATCCTCACCTGCCACGACGAGTACCTGCTGCACACCATGTTCGACGTCGACGGCGCCCTGGTCGGCTACGGCGGACTCGCCCCCGAGCCGCTGATCGAGCTGATCGCCGCGGGCAAGGCCAAGGACTACGCCGCCGCCCGGGCGCTGCACGACAAGCTGCTGCCGGTCACCAAGGCCGTCTACCACCGCGGCTCCCACATGGAGGGCACCGTGGCGCTGAAGATGGGCCTGGTCGAGCGCGGGGTGCTGCCCAACGCCGTGGTCCGTCCGCCGCTGCTGCCCCTGGCCGAGGGGGCGCGCGAGGAGATCTCCGCCGCCCTGACCTCCGCCGGGCTCATCGGTGACAACGCCCACTACACGACGACCCGCGGCTTCCAGGCCACCAGCGTGGTGTGA
- the dnaB gene encoding replicative DNA helicase → MVSERSSGSDREYGRTPPQDNVAEQSVLGGMMLSKDAIADVVEVLRGVDFYKPAHESIYEAVISLYGRGEPADAITVADELTKRGEIERVGGPAYLHTLISSVPTAANAGFYAEIVRERGVLRRLVEAGTKIVQLGYSSDGEVDDIVNAAQAEIYQVAERRSSEDYTVLKEVIESTVDEIEAAGSRGEGMRGVPTGFIELDELTQGFQGGQMIVIAARPAMGKALALDTAIPTPTGWTTMGEVQVGDEVIAADGTPSRVVAATEVMTERPCYRVSFDDGSEIVADEQHQWLTDTRSSRRSAQAAIANYGRAKNQQTFAAIRTTADIRSTLRCTTKEARLNHSVRNVTALQLAPQELAVGPYTLGAWLGDGHSRAARITSADEEILMRVSAEGYELHPVAGITHAIGLPPEERVLHGRCEICDQPFTHTDRNVRTCSKTCGGKLKGELATKVRATCIDCGGTCTGGLRCMVCHQEKASFQGRLRALGVLGDKHIPMSYLRASETQRRELLAGLLDTDGTVTNAGCVQFAVTNRRLAQDVRELVHSLGYRSGWAEKRVNGRSEASSTAYLLTFSTSDQVFGLSRKQIMHKERDARATPKRSQRFITSVEPIDSVPVRCIEIDHPSHLYLAGRTFIPTHNSTLALDVARSAAIKHNQTTVIFSLEMSRNEIAMRLLSAEATLNMQDLRKGRLQDEQWAKIATTMGKMDSAPLFIDDSPNMSLMEIRAKCRRLKQKHDLKLVVLDYLQLMSSGKKVESRQQEVSEFSRALKLLAKELEVPVIALSQLNRGSEQRQDKKPMVSDLRESGSIEQDADMVILLHRDDVYDKESPRAGEADVIVAKHRNGPTKTIVVAFQGHYSRFANMAHEGL, encoded by the coding sequence ATGGTGTCGGAGCGCTCGTCCGGGAGCGACCGGGAGTACGGCCGGACCCCGCCGCAGGACAACGTCGCGGAGCAGTCCGTGCTCGGCGGGATGATGCTGTCCAAGGACGCGATCGCGGACGTGGTGGAGGTCCTGCGCGGCGTCGACTTCTACAAGCCCGCCCACGAGTCCATCTACGAGGCCGTGATCTCCCTGTACGGGCGCGGCGAGCCCGCGGACGCCATCACCGTGGCGGACGAGCTGACCAAGCGCGGCGAGATCGAGCGCGTCGGCGGTCCCGCGTACCTGCACACCCTCATCTCCTCCGTGCCCACCGCGGCCAACGCGGGCTTCTACGCCGAGATCGTGCGCGAGCGCGGCGTGCTGCGCCGGCTCGTGGAGGCCGGCACCAAGATCGTGCAGCTCGGCTACAGCTCCGACGGCGAGGTCGACGACATCGTCAACGCCGCCCAGGCCGAGATCTACCAGGTGGCCGAGCGCCGCTCCTCCGAGGACTACACGGTGCTCAAGGAGGTCATCGAGTCCACGGTCGACGAGATCGAGGCCGCCGGCTCCCGCGGCGAGGGCATGCGCGGCGTGCCCACCGGCTTCATCGAGCTCGACGAGCTGACCCAGGGATTCCAGGGCGGTCAGATGATCGTCATCGCGGCCAGGCCGGCCATGGGCAAGGCGCTCGCCCTGGACACCGCGATCCCCACACCCACGGGGTGGACCACCATGGGCGAGGTCCAGGTGGGGGACGAAGTCATCGCCGCCGACGGCACGCCGTCCCGTGTGGTCGCGGCCACCGAGGTCATGACCGAACGTCCCTGCTACCGCGTGAGCTTCGACGACGGCTCCGAGATCGTCGCCGACGAGCAGCACCAGTGGCTGACCGATACACGCTCGTCCCGGAGATCGGCCCAGGCCGCAATCGCCAATTACGGCCGGGCGAAGAACCAGCAGACCTTTGCCGCGATCCGGACGACGGCTGACATTCGTTCGACATTGCGATGCACCACCAAGGAAGCCAGGCTCAACCACAGCGTAAGGAACGTCACGGCATTGCAGTTGGCTCCACAGGAGTTGGCTGTTGGGCCGTACACGCTCGGCGCGTGGCTCGGTGACGGTCACTCGAGGGCGGCACGTATCACCAGCGCCGATGAGGAGATCCTCATGCGTGTCTCTGCGGAGGGGTACGAGCTTCATCCTGTTGCAGGGATAACTCATGCCATCGGCCTTCCTCCGGAAGAGCGGGTTCTGCATGGTCGGTGCGAAATCTGCGATCAGCCCTTCACTCACACGGACAGGAACGTCCGAACGTGCTCCAAGACTTGCGGCGGCAAGCTCAAGGGCGAGCTGGCGACCAAGGTGCGAGCCACGTGCATTGACTGCGGTGGTACCTGTACCGGAGGTCTGCGGTGCATGGTCTGTCACCAGGAAAAGGCATCTTTCCAAGGCCGCCTGCGTGCTCTGGGCGTGCTCGGCGACAAGCACATCCCCATGTCGTACCTGCGAGCCAGTGAAACTCAGCGCCGAGAACTGCTTGCTGGATTGTTGGACACCGACGGGACCGTGACCAATGCAGGATGCGTACAGTTCGCGGTGACAAACCGACGGCTGGCACAGGACGTGCGTGAACTGGTCCATTCACTGGGGTACCGATCAGGTTGGGCCGAGAAGAGAGTCAATGGGCGAAGCGAGGCCTCATCCACCGCCTATCTTCTGACGTTCTCGACGTCCGATCAGGTGTTCGGCCTGAGTCGTAAACAAATCATGCACAAGGAGCGAGACGCGCGGGCTACGCCGAAACGCTCTCAGCGCTTCATCACCTCGGTCGAGCCGATCGACTCCGTGCCGGTGCGGTGCATCGAGATCGACCATCCCTCGCACCTGTATCTGGCCGGCCGGACGTTCATCCCCACGCACAACTCGACGCTGGCCCTCGACGTCGCGCGGTCCGCGGCGATCAAGCACAACCAGACCACGGTGATCTTCTCCCTCGAGATGAGCCGCAACGAGATCGCCATGCGCCTGCTCTCCGCCGAGGCCACGCTGAACATGCAGGACCTGCGCAAGGGCCGGCTGCAGGACGAGCAGTGGGCCAAGATCGCCACCACGATGGGCAAGATGGACTCCGCTCCGCTGTTCATCGACGACTCCCCGAACATGTCCCTCATGGAGATCCGGGCGAAGTGCCGCCGGCTCAAGCAGAAGCACGATCTCAAGCTCGTGGTGCTCGACTACCTCCAGCTCATGAGCTCCGGCAAGAAGGTCGAGTCCCGCCAGCAGGAGGTCTCGGAGTTCTCCCGTGCCCTGAAGCTGCTGGCCAAGGAGCTCGAGGTCCCGGTCATCGCGCTGTCGCAGCTGAACCGTGGCTCCGAGCAGCGCCAGGACAAGAAGCCGATGGTGTCCGATCTTCGTGAAAGTGGATCCATCGAGCAGGACGCGGACATGGTGATCCTGCTGCACCGCGACGACGTCTACGACAAGGAGTCGCCGCGTGCCGGTGAGGCCGACGTGATCGTGGCCAAGCACCGCAACGGTCCCACCAAGACGATCGTGGTGGCGTTCCAGGGCCACTACTCCCGGTTCGCGAACATGGCGCACGAGGGGCTCTGA
- a CDS encoding helix-turn-helix transcriptional regulator, which yields MGEMFRHELTILDPEVLPALGERTGMRFGYSSTDPGFSYRLSRAGDGQVALSTVHVGGTMSLWGDTEVFTVAHVRGVRYDWQIRAEIGAAAAGSSVLFRPEHPSLVVAQDVDVTMAHLPVDLVQATADTVYGHETPVDFSSSAPVSARLGEYWAGLVRRGADMLGSTVFEEPMVRADLTRHLAVGLLECFPLLGDREARYLSMEAQSRRYRIAAQFFDDHASDPITVEDAARAARTTTKVLVRAFRANHPLGLTPAQYLRRTRMDAAHRDLQDGDPARGDTVKGIAARWGFTHAGRFAQYYRQLYGTTPSRTLDR from the coding sequence ATGGGTGAGATGTTCCGCCACGAGCTCACGATCCTGGATCCCGAGGTGCTGCCCGCGCTCGGCGAGCGGACCGGCATGCGCTTCGGCTACAGCTCCACCGATCCGGGGTTCTCCTACCGGTTGTCGAGGGCCGGGGACGGCCAGGTCGCCCTGTCGACGGTGCACGTGGGCGGAACGATGTCCCTGTGGGGGGACACCGAGGTCTTCACGGTGGCCCACGTGCGAGGGGTCCGGTACGACTGGCAGATCCGTGCGGAGATCGGCGCCGCGGCTGCGGGCTCATCGGTGCTGTTCCGCCCCGAGCACCCGTCCCTGGTGGTGGCGCAGGACGTCGACGTGACCATGGCGCACCTGCCGGTGGACCTGGTGCAGGCCACGGCCGACACCGTCTACGGCCACGAGACCCCGGTGGACTTCAGCTCGTCCGCCCCGGTCAGCGCCCGGCTCGGCGAGTACTGGGCGGGCCTGGTGCGCCGTGGTGCCGACATGCTGGGGTCGACGGTCTTCGAGGAGCCCATGGTGCGCGCCGACCTGACCCGCCACCTGGCCGTGGGTCTGCTGGAGTGCTTCCCGCTGCTCGGGGACCGGGAGGCGCGGTACCTGTCCATGGAGGCCCAGTCCCGCCGCTACCGGATCGCGGCGCAGTTCTTCGACGACCACGCCTCGGACCCCATCACCGTGGAGGATGCCGCCCGCGCCGCCCGGACGACCACGAAGGTCCTGGTGCGGGCGTTCCGGGCCAACCATCCCCTGGGACTGACCCCGGCCCAGTATCTGCGCCGGACGCGGATGGACGCCGCCCACCGGGACCTGCAGGACGGCGACCCGGCTCGCGGGGACACCGTGAAGGGGATTGCGGCCCGATGGGGCTTCACCCATGCGGGACGCTTCGCGCAGTACTACCGGCAGCTCTACGGGACGACACCGAGCCGCACCCTGGACCGCTGA
- a CDS encoding sulfite exporter TauE/SafE family protein — protein sequence MSGVELVIIGVVIVLAACLQGAIGFGLGMLAAPAIALVDPSLLPGSIVLLAAGVTVLGVLRDRTAIDLSGTGWALLGRVPGTVIGAALVAFLPARGLALTLAGTVLLGVLLSIWGWRPAPRPVTVAVAGAASGVLGTATAIGGPPMALVWQGSSTAQLRGTMSAFFLVGALMSLVGLAAVGALDQHILQFAAILTPAMMLGFALSGLVNKRLDRQRVRRVALSVSTLGAALVLWNSL from the coding sequence ATGAGTGGTGTGGAGCTCGTCATCATCGGCGTGGTGATCGTCCTGGCGGCCTGCCTGCAGGGGGCGATCGGATTCGGACTGGGGATGCTGGCGGCCCCGGCGATCGCTCTGGTCGATCCCTCGCTGCTGCCGGGGTCCATCGTGCTGCTCGCAGCCGGCGTCACCGTGCTCGGGGTGCTCCGGGACCGCACGGCCATCGACCTGTCCGGGACCGGGTGGGCCCTGCTCGGACGTGTCCCCGGCACGGTGATCGGTGCTGCCCTGGTGGCCTTCCTGCCCGCCCGCGGGCTGGCGTTGACGCTGGCCGGCACGGTGCTGCTGGGTGTCCTGCTGAGCATCTGGGGTTGGCGCCCCGCGCCCCGTCCCGTCACCGTCGCCGTCGCCGGGGCGGCCTCCGGGGTGCTCGGGACCGCCACGGCCATCGGGGGCCCGCCCATGGCCCTGGTGTGGCAGGGCTCCTCCACCGCACAGCTGCGCGGCACCATGAGCGCCTTCTTCCTCGTGGGAGCCCTCATGTCCCTGGTCGGCCTCGCCGCGGTCGGAGCCCTGGATCAGCACATCCTGCAGTTCGCCGCGATCCTCACCCCGGCGATGATGCTGGGGTTCGCCCTGTCAGGGCTGGTCAACAAGCGCCTGGACCGGCAACGAGTGCGCCGCGTGGCGCTGTCGGTCTCCACGCTGGGCGCGGCTCTCGTGCTGTGGAACTCCCTGTAG
- a CDS encoding IS481 family transposase has product MSHVNAVLTPRTRLRLARLIVEDQWTYAAAAKMFMVSARTAKKWADRYRAEGQAGMADRSSRPRTSPTKTAPGVVRRIVALRWRHRLGPVQIAGRLGMPASTVHAVLVRCRINRLSRIDRVTGEPLRRYEHDHPGSLIHVDVTKFGNIPDGGGWRYLGKQQGDRNRATTDTQRRKGPVRGPLIGTAFVHTVIDDHSRMAYAEICTDEKAATAIGVLRRARAWFADQGVTVERVLSDNGSCYRSHAWAQACAELSIKTKRTRPYRPQTNGKIERFHRTLADGWAYARFYPSTAERDDALPGWLHFYNHHRAHSALGGQPPVTRLTNLPGRHS; this is encoded by the coding sequence ATGTCCCACGTTAACGCCGTCCTGACCCCTCGTACACGCCTACGCCTGGCCCGGCTGATCGTCGAGGATCAGTGGACCTACGCCGCGGCGGCCAAGATGTTCATGGTCTCTGCCCGCACGGCCAAGAAATGGGCCGACCGCTACCGGGCCGAAGGCCAAGCCGGGATGGCTGATCGCAGCTCTCGCCCGCGCACCAGCCCGACCAAGACCGCCCCCGGGGTGGTCCGGAGGATCGTGGCCCTGCGGTGGCGACACCGGCTGGGCCCAGTGCAGATCGCCGGCCGACTCGGAATGCCGGCCTCGACCGTGCATGCGGTGCTGGTGCGCTGCCGGATCAACCGGCTCTCCCGCATCGACCGGGTCACCGGCGAACCCCTGCGCCGCTACGAACACGACCATCCCGGATCACTGATCCACGTCGACGTCACCAAGTTCGGCAACATCCCCGACGGAGGTGGCTGGCGCTACCTCGGTAAGCAGCAAGGCGACCGCAACCGCGCCACCACCGATACTCAACGCCGCAAAGGCCCAGTACGTGGCCCCCTGATCGGGACCGCCTTCGTGCATACCGTGATCGATGACCACTCCCGGATGGCGTACGCGGAGATCTGCACCGATGAGAAGGCTGCCACCGCGATCGGGGTGCTGCGCCGAGCCAGGGCGTGGTTCGCCGACCAGGGCGTCACCGTGGAGCGGGTGCTCTCGGACAACGGATCCTGCTACCGCTCCCATGCCTGGGCCCAGGCCTGCGCCGAGCTGAGCATCAAGACCAAACGCACCCGCCCCTACCGGCCCCAGACCAACGGCAAGATCGAACGCTTCCACCGCACCCTGGCCGATGGCTGGGCCTACGCCCGGTTCTACCCCTCCACGGCAGAGCGCGACGATGCCCTACCGGGCTGGCTGCACTTCTACAATCATCATCGAGCCCACTCCGCACTTGGAGGCCAGCCACCGGTCACCCGCCTGACCAACCTCCCTGGACGTCACAGCTAG
- a CDS encoding alpha/beta fold hydrolase, producing MPSIHVEHWGAGPPVLLVHGSVTGGAMTWDAQRPLAQHWHLIVVDRRGYFPNPPAEVEDFEVDAGDVAELLTEPMHLVGHSYGGVVALLAAAQRPGMVRSLTVNEPPAFGLLPDDPIVRDYARGLRELWDQGPADPTAFLHAFIGYVGSAVTPPNPLPPALLQNAQILRHERLTDEARIPLGALREAPFPKLVVSGGHSPVFDAVCDVLECELEAQRAVVPGAGHSVQRTGAPYNEVLHRFLAAAR from the coding sequence ATGCCGAGCATCCACGTCGAGCACTGGGGCGCCGGTCCGCCCGTGCTGCTGGTCCACGGCAGTGTCACCGGCGGGGCGATGACCTGGGACGCCCAGCGCCCCCTGGCCCAGCACTGGCATCTGATCGTGGTGGACCGGCGCGGCTACTTCCCCAACCCGCCGGCCGAGGTCGAGGACTTCGAGGTCGACGCCGGGGACGTCGCCGAGCTGCTCACCGAGCCCATGCACCTGGTCGGGCACTCCTACGGCGGCGTCGTGGCCCTGCTGGCGGCGGCTCAGCGCCCCGGGATGGTCCGGTCCCTGACCGTCAACGAACCGCCGGCCTTTGGCCTGCTGCCCGACGACCCGATCGTGCGCGACTACGCCCGGGGGCTGCGGGAGCTGTGGGACCAGGGCCCGGCCGACCCCACCGCGTTCCTGCACGCGTTCATCGGCTACGTCGGCAGCGCCGTCACCCCGCCGAACCCGCTGCCGCCCGCGCTGCTGCAAAACGCGCAGATCCTCCGGCACGAACGCCTCACCGACGAGGCCCGGATCCCGCTGGGCGCCCTGCGGGAGGCGCCCTTTCCGAAGCTGGTCGTCTCCGGCGGTCACAGCCCGGTCTTCGACGCCGTCTGCGACGTCCTCGAGTGCGAGCTCGAGGCCCAGCGGGCCGTTGTGCCCGGTGCCGGCCACAGCGTTCAGCGCACCGGGGCGCCCTACAACGAGGTGCTCCACCGCTTCCTGGCCGCAGCGCGCTGA
- a CDS encoding tautomerase family protein, protein MPIVTINMVAGRDRAVVQDCLREVARTVSRTLDAPLSSVRVLVNEVDPELWTVGTTLKSDERPSAPAS, encoded by the coding sequence ATGCCCATCGTCACCATCAACATGGTTGCGGGTCGAGACCGCGCCGTGGTCCAGGACTGCCTGCGCGAGGTCGCCAGGACGGTCTCGCGCACCCTCGACGCCCCGCTGTCCTCCGTCCGGGTGCTGGTCAACGAGGTCGACCCGGAGCTGTGGACGGTCGGGACCACCCTCAAGAGCGACGAGCGCCCCTCCGCCCCTGCGTCCTGA
- a CDS encoding Nramp family divalent metal transporter → MTARSKKSAHSVTHEVTDSETPALGTEPPARPNRRSRLLGALALMGPGFIVGAWQFGPGNLTSAVQAGSLHGYDLIWVIAVSTLLMLGFTDMSVRIALASDRSLIQMIKMHLGKITGVAAGIGVFLITLMFSVGNAVGSGLGMSMVFGGSPTLWTLACTVLVGVVAWAPNYYKLFERGLLAIIALMAAGFLASALLTQPDWVEVSDGFIPSLPPGAGMLLVALVGTNFSINAAFYTGYASRERGLRPEQYKATTLADTIPGIVAPGIMTILVIVVAATALQATGGTAATLGDLSKVLEPLAGPIGTTVFGLGFTGAAFSSMIANATAGGTLISDTLGWGNKLDRHRVKAMICVVLAFGLAVTLLAQGSPIQLIITAQALTVIVAPLLGVLLLIMATRRDVMGRYANRWWQTALGLLGLAAILATCYRLLTTLIG, encoded by the coding sequence ATGACTGCTCGATCCAAGAAGTCCGCGCACTCGGTCACTCACGAGGTGACCGACTCCGAGACCCCCGCACTCGGCACTGAACCCCCCGCCCGACCCAACCGCCGATCCCGGCTGCTGGGCGCGCTGGCCCTCATGGGCCCGGGGTTCATCGTCGGGGCCTGGCAGTTCGGCCCGGGCAACCTGACCTCGGCAGTCCAGGCCGGCAGCCTCCACGGCTACGACCTGATCTGGGTCATCGCCGTCTCCACCCTCCTGATGCTCGGCTTCACCGACATGAGCGTGCGGATCGCCCTGGCCTCCGACCGCTCCCTGATCCAGATGATCAAGATGCACCTCGGCAAGATCACCGGGGTGGCCGCCGGCATCGGGGTCTTCCTGATCACCCTGATGTTCTCCGTGGGCAACGCGGTGGGCTCCGGGCTGGGGATGTCCATGGTCTTCGGCGGCTCCCCGACCCTGTGGACCCTGGCCTGCACCGTGCTCGTGGGCGTGGTGGCCTGGGCACCGAACTACTACAAGCTCTTCGAACGGGGACTGCTGGCGATCATCGCCCTGATGGCCGCCGGGTTCCTCGCCTCGGCGCTGCTCACCCAGCCCGACTGGGTCGAGGTGTCCGACGGATTCATCCCGTCCCTGCCCCCCGGAGCCGGGATGCTGCTGGTGGCCCTGGTCGGCACCAACTTCTCGATCAACGCCGCCTTCTACACCGGCTACGCCTCGAGGGAACGGGGCCTGCGCCCCGAGCAGTACAAGGCCACCACCCTGGCCGACACCATCCCCGGCATCGTCGCCCCGGGCATCATGACCATCCTGGTCATCGTGGTCGCGGCCACCGCTCTGCAGGCCACCGGCGGCACCGCCGCCACGCTGGGGGACCTGTCCAAGGTCCTGGAGCCGTTGGCCGGGCCGATCGGCACGACCGTCTTCGGCCTCGGGTTCACGGGGGCGGCGTTCTCCTCGATGATCGCCAACGCCACCGCCGGAGGCACCCTCATCTCGGACACGCTGGGCTGGGGCAACAAACTGGACCGCCACCGGGTGAAGGCCATGATCTGCGTGGTCCTGGCCTTCGGCCTGGCCGTGACCCTGCTCGCCCAGGGCTCCCCGATCCAGCTGATCATCACCGCCCAGGCGCTGACCGTGATCGTCGCCCCGCTGCTGGGCGTCCTGCTGCTGATCATGGCCACCCGCCGCGACGTGATGGGCCGCTACGCCAACCGCTGGTGGCAGACCGCCCTGGGCCTGCTCGGCCTGGCCGCGATCCTGGCCACCTGCTACCGGCTCCTCACCACGCTGATCGGCTGA
- a CDS encoding LacI family DNA-binding transcriptional regulator, producing MTEQAGSRTVTIRDVARVAGVSISTVSRVLDDRHPPSKSPSAERVRAAAAELGYRPDAYASGLRRQHTGTVGVLVPRLSDTVMAVFFEEVARACARQAGFAMVATTEDRPEAERATVETLLRQRVDGLILTTARLEDPVAAQLRAQGVPHVLALRTDHISPSATGDDELGGYLATRHLLDLGHRDIALVAGPSYASTAVARQAGYRRAMSEAGLTEVDYLVHESTFGMDSGETVARAVLAGAHRPTAIFAVNDNTAIGVLAAAQAAGLSVPGDLSVVGYNDIPVSARLPVALTTVRVPFDQIAANAVELLTQQRTGALGEPRRVVTPTLIPRQSTARPPAARTA from the coding sequence ATGACTGAGCAGGCGGGCTCACGCACCGTGACGATCCGTGACGTCGCCCGGGTCGCCGGGGTGAGCATCTCCACGGTCTCGAGGGTGCTCGACGACCGCCACCCGCCCTCGAAGTCCCCCTCGGCCGAACGCGTCCGGGCTGCCGCGGCCGAGCTGGGCTACCGCCCCGATGCCTACGCCTCCGGGTTGCGCCGCCAGCACACCGGCACCGTCGGGGTCCTGGTCCCGCGGCTGTCGGACACGGTGATGGCGGTGTTCTTCGAGGAGGTCGCCCGGGCGTGTGCGCGCCAGGCCGGTTTCGCCATGGTGGCCACCACCGAGGACCGGCCCGAGGCCGAGAGGGCCACCGTGGAGACCCTGCTGCGCCAGCGCGTGGACGGGCTGATCCTGACCACCGCCCGCCTGGAGGACCCCGTCGCCGCCCAGCTGCGGGCGCAGGGGGTGCCGCACGTCCTGGCGCTGCGCACCGATCACATCAGTCCCTCGGCCACCGGCGACGACGAGCTCGGCGGGTATCTGGCCACCCGCCATCTGCTGGATCTGGGCCACCGGGACATCGCCCTGGTCGCCGGGCCCTCCTACGCCTCCACCGCCGTGGCCCGGCAGGCCGGCTACCGCCGCGCCATGTCCGAGGCCGGCCTGACCGAGGTCGATTACCTCGTCCACGAGTCGACCTTCGGCATGGACTCCGGGGAGACCGTCGCCCGGGCCGTCCTGGCCGGCGCGCACCGGCCCACCGCGATCTTCGCCGTCAACGACAACACCGCCATCGGCGTGCTGGCCGCCGCCCAGGCCGCCGGGCTGTCCGTGCCCGGCGATCTGTCGGTGGTCGGCTACAACGACATCCCCGTCTCGGCCCGCCTGCCCGTGGCCCTGACCACCGTGCGGGTGCCCTTCGACCAGATCGCCGCCAACGCCGTGGAGCTGCTCACCCAGCAGCGCACCGGCGCCCTCGGCGAACCGCGCCGAGTGGTCACCCCCACTCTCATTCCGCGCCAGTCCACCGCCCGGCCCCCTGCCGCACGCACTGCCTGA